GTGAGATTGTGCATCAAAGAAAGTATCAAAGACTCAGACAAGAGTTAATTGCAGGTGGTGCGGGGTTAGCTGGGGTTTTCCTCATGGGAACCCTTTGGTACTGGTTAGTCGAACAATGGTCGTGGTCTGAAGCAGCATACATGACGATCATCACCTTGTCTACCGTTGGCTTTAGCGAAGTTCACCCCCTCGACGAGCGATCGCGCATTTTTACCATTTTCCTCATTTTGATGGGTATTGTTACCATTGGCTATATCGTCAATCGCTTTACAGAAGCCCTCATTCAAGGCTACTTTCAAGAAGGAATTCGGATGAGGCAACAGCGACGCTTGATTGATACGCTATCAGAACATTATATTCTTTGTGGGTTTGGACGCATGGGTCGTTATATCGCCCTAGAGTTTCAATCGGAAAATATCCCCTTTGTGGTGGTAGACTCTCAGGTAGAACAAATCGAAGAAGCACAAAATTTGGGTTTCGTTGTCGTCCAAGGAGATGCTACCCTTGACGAATTTTTGTTAAAAGCTGGGATCGAACGAGCAATTTGTTTAGTAGCTGCGTTGGGTTCGGATGCGGAAAATCTTTATACAATTTTGTCTGCGAAAACCTTAAATCGAGAAATTCGCGCGATCGCTCGCGCTAGCACTGAAGAAGCGGTACAAAAGTTACAACGAGCAGGCGCAGATGTGGTCGTTTCCCCTTATATTACAGGTGGGAAGAGATTAGCTGCTGCCGCTCTCAGACCCCAAGTAATGGATTTTGTTGATGGTATTCTTGCAGGTAGTAACAATTCATTCTACATGGAAGAATTTCGCCTCGACCCCGATATTTGTCCTTATGTAGGACAAACTTTAAGCGAAGCTAGACTGCGATCGCAAAGTGGTGCTTTAGTCTTAGCTATTCGTCGCGCTGATGGTAATCTTATTGGCGGTCCGACTGGTGAAACTCACTTACGATCTGGAGATTTACTCATCTGTATGGGAACCGCAGATCAATTACGCACCCTTAACCGTCTCCTCGGTCCCATTAGTTCCCGCTTCCCTCGTACCCCCAAAGGAGGAAAATAGGGACTGGGGACTGGGGACTGGGGTTTTCAGTGACCAGTTATCAGTTATCAGTTGTCAGTTATCAGTCCTGATTGGGGACAAGGGAGATGGAGAAGATGGGGAAGATGGGGAAGACTTGGAGGAATTAGGGAATAAACTGGTAACTGATAACTGTTCGTTGGGGACTGGGGACTGGGGACTGGGGACTGGGAAGACTTGGAGGACTTGAGGGAATTAGAGTATAAACTGATAACTGATAACTGGTCACTGTTCACTGGAAACAATCTTACTCCGACGCAAATCAGTAGTAATAATTAATCGCCAATCCCCAATCACCAATCCCCAATTACCAATCCCTAATCCCCAGTCCCCAGTCCCCAACCCCTAATCCCCAACAACCATGAACGCTCATATCTTAGTTGTCGAAGACGAAGTAAAACTAGCTCAATTTATCGAGTTAGAACTAAAATACGAAGGCTATCAAGTTAGCGTTGCTCATGATGGATTAACGGGTATCGAAACAGCTAGACAATCTACTCCCGATTTAATTATTTTAGATTGGATGTTACCCGGAGTTTCTGGTTTAGAAATTTGCCGCAGGTTACGCACCACTGGAGTTAAAATACCAATTATCTTATTAACTGCGAAAGATGAAATCAGCGATCGCGTGGCTGGTTTGGATGCTGGTGCTGATGATTATGTGGTTAAACCTTTTAGCGTGGAAGAGTTACTCGCACGGGTTAGAGCGCATTTGCGACGTACTACCGAAGAAGATAGCCATTTGATGCAATTTTCCGACTTAAGGTTAAATCGTAGCAGTCGAGAAGTGCATCGGGATTCGCGCGCGATCGAACTCACTGCTAAAGAATTCGATCTCCTTGAATATCTTATCTCTCATCCTCGCCAAGTCCTTAGCCGCGACCAAATTTTAGAACGAGTTTGGGGTTACGATTTTATGGGCGACTCGAATATCATTGAAGTTTATATTCGCTATCTACGTCTCAAACTCGAAGCAAATGGCGAAAAACGTTTAATTCAAACCGTGCGTGGTGTTGGTTACGTCTTGCGCGAATAATTATCTTTAGTTCCTAGCTCTAGAAATACTCAAAAAATGACAAGCGTTTTTTCCTATTTTCTTCCAGAACGACATAACTAAACAAAACTAAATTCTTCACCACTAATTAATAAAAACTATAACTCCGATGAATACGAGGATTTAATTTTTCTTCTACTATTTTACCCTCATGCAAATGTTGTTCGACAATCTTTTTAACATCAGAAGATTTTACCCGACAATACCAGGTTTCTTCAGGTAAAATTCTCACCGTCGTGGCAATACTACACTGTCCCTGACAACCTACAGGTTTAACAATAACATCTTCTGGCAAATCTGCCGCTTCAAACGCCGCCAGCACATCTGGGGAACCTGCTGCTCGACAAGAAGTATTTTGACATACCAAAACACAGCGTTTTCTTTCTTGACAATCTTCATCAATTATGCTGTTTGAAAAATCTCTCAACAATAAATATTACTCAACTAAATTGCTAACTACCAAACTCATAAATATTTATTTCTCCATCCTAACAAATAGCATTGTTTTCCTCACAAGCACCAATACTAACCCAATTACTCGAACCATCAGCCCAATGTTCTTTTTTCCAAATTGGTGCATTATGTTTTAAAGTATCGATCGCATAACGACACGCAGCAAAAGCTTCTCCGCGATGAGGACAACCCACCGCAACTAAAACACTAATCTCACCAATTTGTAAGCGTCCAATCCGATGATGAATAACCACGCGGTTAGTATCAGGATATTGTTGACGAAGATCGGCAGCAATTTTTTTGAAGACTTCTAAAGCCATTGGTTCATAAGCTTGATATTCTAAATAAACAACAGGCTTACCATCAGTTTGATTGCGTACCGTACCGCTCATAACTACAATTGCACCATTAGCAGCGTCATCCGCCAAACGATAGACTTCATCTAAAGATAAAGAGGCAAAAGTAATCGCCAAATTATCGTTAATATTAGTTTCAGTAGCTAGGGGAGCAAAGTTAATCATTTTGTTACAGAATTCAACTAATTTGATTGCGTTGTAAATCAATAAAGTAGAGAATGAAAGGTGAAAGCGCACTCTCTCATTCTCTACTTTTTTCATTCCTCTGGTTCAATTCCCGCAGCCCTTAGTTGTGCAGCCAAACGTTCCGCACGTTGTCTTTCTCGTTGAGCATTTTCGCGTTCTCGTTGAGCTAATTCAGACCCCCACAACAACAACTCTCCCTCTCGATTCCACCACCGCAACCAATAGCCAGTACGATTTTCTCGCGTTCCTTCCCATATTCCTAGAAATAACTCCATTTCTCCAATCCAATAGCGTCTATTATCATCGGGATTTTGCAATTGATACCGTCCAGAACTATCAAGTTGATATACTTCTAAATCGCCATTATTAGGTTGAAAAATAGCATAATTAGAAACTCGTAAAATTTGTTCGTAGAAAAACCACTTACCAGGAGGATAAGTAGGTTTAGTCGAATATTCGCTCCCTTCAGGATCGGAAAGAAACTCCATCACAATTACTGGAATTTCTCCTTGCAATTGTGGCGTGTAACTGCGAATCACTTCTTCTCTGGGTACGCTAATACTTCTAACATAAGCCCAATCGGGAGCTTTAACAACAATTCTGCCATTGACTGTCGCACAAATGCCGTAATTAGTTGGTGCAAGAGCGTTAGCTGGTAATCTACCAGCAAGTTCTAAACTTTCAGTCAGAGCGGCGGCTAATGGAGGCTGATTAATATTATCCACTGGATCGTCTGGTAAAATGTAATCTTCGGGTAGTTTTTCCCAAGTAATTTGATTAGGTGCTATTTGAACTGACATTGCTTACCTAGATTTAATTATCTGTCAATTTTTGTATTTGCTCTATTAATATTCTAGACTAAATATATAGTTTTGCTTAACAAGTTTGCTAAATAAATTCCAACTTTCAATTTTACCTAATCTTCAAATGTTCAAATGGTTCTCCTCGATCTTAGAGAAGTTAAAGAAATATTTTTTGTCACTACAATTGGCATATTTACTTAGGTCAACTTAGGTTGAATAGCAAGAGGCAATAACTAACAATCCATTGTTTTGCTCAAACAATTTTTTGGGGGGACGAGCAACGAAAAGCTTTTCCAGGAAAGGGTTTAGGTAATAAGTCTTACTGACGAGACAGAATATCAACGATACTTGACAAATTTACTAATTAGGTAAGCAGCGAAAATAATTTCCTACCTTTCCTACCTTTCCTACCTTTATTAGTAAATTCATTAAAGAAATATTACGAAATCTAGCCAAACCAAGAAAGACAATATAATATTATGTTGCAACCAAATGGTAAATAGACTGGGAGGAGACTGAAAAAAATCAGCCGCCGCTATTAAAAATAAAAAGCGATCGCTACAAATACAATAGCTGATAAAATTTAGCTGAAGAAGCTGGAGTTTGCTAGCCTGACATCAATTCCAGCAAATGAAGTAATAATCTTGCAAAGTCAAACGAACGAAAATGACGAATATTACTAACTTTCCGGACTTCTTAACATTAGGATTAGTTTTCACGTCTTTAAATGATTTTCAAACTTTCCTAACTGACTTAGGGATCACGATAGTAGTTGTCGTTGTCCTCTACATTCTCTGCTTTTATGTATTGCGTTTCTGGCTACGTCAACTATCAACTGATTTACCGTTAGTTACCTTAAATGTATCTCGATTTCCAGTGGTGGCGATCGCCTTAGCAGTTGGCATTAAAATATCGCTGGGTACTCTGCCATCAGAAAACCAGTTTCCCGTTTTGCAAAAAGTGCTGTCGGCTTTCATCGTAGTTATAGGCACTTACTGGTTTGCCAAAATAATTACCGAAGTGCTTATCTACTTTTTGAAAGATTACGCCGAAAAATCAGAGGCGATGTGGGACGATGTGGTAGTGCCAATCTTAGCTACTACGCTGCCAGTGATTATTTACCTAGTAGGTGGTTTACTAGCTTTACAATCACTGGGTATCGATCTGACTGGGCTTTGGGTAGCGTTTGGTGGGGCTACATTTGTATTAGGTTTTGCCTTGAAGGATATCTTAGCCAACTTTTTTAGTGGGTTAGTATTATTAATTGACACTCCTTTCCGGTTTGGCGATGTAATTTCTCTTCCCAATGGTTCCATAGCAGTAATCAAGAATATTGGGTTGCGCGTGACCAATTTATATCTTATTGATACTCATAGTGAGATGTATATCCCTAATGGGGCATTAGAAGGTCAGCAAATTGTTAATTTAAGTCGTCCCACTTCCCATTATTACTACACGGTGAGCATTCCCTTACAAACAGATGTCGATCCGACGCGGGCGATCAAAATAATGGAAAACGTAGTTTTAGCTCATCCAGATACTTTGGGAGATATTGACAAAAAACTGGAGATGCTTGACCGTTTTTATGGATTTTCTGGTACTGGCGTCAGAGAAGATCAAAAGAGAGAAAATGGACGGCAACGTTTATTAGCAGAAAAACAAGTCAACCTCAAGCTACGAAAAATTGAACAAGAGTTTGAACTGTTATCGGAAAAAATTTCTCATTTAGAAAAAGGTGGCTTAGATTTTAGTGAAATTAGCACCATTCGCGGCGACTATTTAGAAATCTGCGAACAGATGGGTTTAGAAATGCACACAGAACGACTTTGGGGTAAACGGAAACGTTCTTGGTTAGAAGAAGCACAGGGAAATGCGATTGATGATTCGCTGCTCGGTTTAATTAGACACTGGTATCTGGCATGGGAAAAAGATCCGGATTTAATGAAAGAAGATCGGATTATTTTGCCCAAAGAATGGGAGCAAAAGATGGATTTGCTGAAGATAAAAATGAATAAGTTGTTCAAGATTATGACTGAACCATCGGGACAAGAAACGAGACTGGACGATTATGTAGAAAATATGCGTCTCTGGTTATCAGAAAGTTTCAAAAGCTCTCGTAATGAGTGGCAAGATCCCAAAGTATGGGCAGATAAGGATTCAGTGGTTAAATTCTACGTTGACGACATTAAGTTAGAACACTGCGAACGAGGGAACCGGATTAAGAGTGAAGTACGTCGAGAGATGATTTGGCACTTAAGACAAGCTTATCTCTACAAGTAAACTACTCAGACTTGTTTGCCTTAATTTAACTAAGTTAATTGCTAGAGAATGGAAGTCAGATTGTTAGTCAGACTTCCATTTTTAATGAGCAAAGTAGAAAGTAAATTGCAGATGAGGAGTAATTGCTGATGAGTTTCAAAGTATATTGGCTTCGACATAGACTCCCCAAGTCCCCGCAAAAAGTTAAAATTGAAAAGCTAGAAATTCCCCAAAACAAAGGGTAAGGAGTATTATTTTGCCCCTGTCTCCGCGATCGCTCCAGCGAAATCAATCTTTACAGGAGCAAGCATACCAAGCAATTCGCACTGCAATCCTTTCAGGTGAACTAACTTCCGGACAACGGTTAGTGGAAACTCATCTTGCCAAAAAACTACAGGTTAGTCGAACCCCAATCCGAGAAGCAATCCGGCAGCTACAACATGAAGAGTTAGTCACCATCGATGCCAATAATGTGCTAAGAGTAGCTAAATTTTCTCCTCACGATGCCGCCCAGTTGTATGATTGTCGTTTAGCCTTAGAGCAACTTGCTGTAGCAGAAGCTTGTCAAAATGCCACTGATTCACAACTCAAACAACTCGATCGCCTGGTAATGCAAGCAGAAAAACTTAGTCACAGCAAGCCTTCTCAACTAACTAATTTTCAGCTTTTGGATCTCGACTACCGCTTTCACCGTCTCTTGGCTGAAAGTTCGGGGAATTTGTGGCTCAGGTCTTTGCTGGATCGGGTTTTTGATAAAATGATCCTGATTAGAATTCAAACGATTCAAAGTAACCCAGATGTGCTAGAAATTCGTGCCGAACATCGCCGCATTTATGAAGTGATTGCTCAAAGATCGCCGGAAACGGCAGTAGAAGCCATCAAAGACCATTTGCTAGCCGCGAAAGCACGAGTTATCCAGGAAATGGAAAATATTCAGCAAGAAAATTGTTCTTAGCAATACTTTGTTAGTTGTTTTGGGCTGATAAAATGCCGACAAGCTAATAAGTGCGATCGCACTTGTCCTTGATTAACTGGTTACATTTGTCATGATGTCTGCTCCTTATCCCCGGGATTTGATTGGTTACGGAAGGAATCCGATCGATCCCCAATTTCCCGGTAATGCTCGGCTTGCCCTACAATTTGTGATTAATTACGAAGAAGGTGGGGAAAACTGCGTCTTACACGGAGACATGGCTTCCGAAGCATTTCTCTCGGAAATTATCGGCGCAAAGCCCTTACCTGGGATGCGACACATGAATATTGAGTCGATGTACGAATACGGCAGTAGGGCTGGCTTTTGGCGGCTACATCGCTTATTCACCGAGCGGAATATACCCGTTACCGTCTATGGAGTTGCAATGGCTTTAGAGCGCAATCCAGAAGCTGTAGCTGCCATGATTGAATCAGACTGGGAAATTGCTTCTCATGGCTACCGTTGGATTGACTATCAATATTTACCAGAAGCAATTGAGCGCGAACATATCCAAAAGGCGATCGCCATTCACACTCAAGTTACAGGTAATCGTCCTCTCGGCTGGTACACTGGACGCAACAGCCCGAATACTCGTCGTTTGGTGGTCGAAGTTGGAGGCTTTCTTTACGACTCCGATAGCTACGCTGATGACTTACCCTACTGGGTATACGAACAATCTCGCCCTCACCTCGTCATTCCCTACACTCTCGACAACAACGATATGCGTTTCGCCACCAATCAAGGATTTAACTGCGGGGATCAGTTTTTTACCTATCTGCGCGATGCTTTTGATCTCTTGTATGCCGAAGGAGAAACCGCACCCAAAATGATGAGCGTGGGGTTACACTGTCGTTTAGTCGGTAGACCTGGACGCACCGCTTCTCTAGCTCGCTTCCTCGATTATGTACAGCAGCGATCGCGTGTCTGGATCTGTCGTCGGATCGATCTTGCTCGCCATTGGCATCAAAACCATTATCCACAAGGGAATTAGGGATTGGGGACTGGGGACTGGGGACTGGGGACTGGGGACTGGGGACTGGGGACTGGTGATTGGGGACTGGGGACTGGGGACTGGGGACTGGGGACTGGGGACTGGGGATTAGGGACTGGGGACTGGGGACTGGGGACTGGTGATTGGTGATTGGTGATTGGTAAGACAAGGAAAAAAGGGGATTAGGGATTGGGGACTGGTGATTGGGGACTGGGGACTGGTGATTGGTGATTGGTGATTGGTAAGACAAGGAAAAATTGTCGGATCAATAAACTGTAATGCTGCTAACTGTTAACTGGTGTAGAGACGTTGCATTTTAGTCTCTACATACCCTAATCCCCAATCCCTAATCCCTAATCCCCAATCCCTCCTTATAAGCAGCCCAACCGCCGTAGTCAGAAATATCGAGCCAATTGTACTTTTCTACCAACTCGCGAGGATAAAGCATCGCCGTCAAAACCTCTCCATCTTCCAGCACTACATCACCCGGATACATATTTGGTGGTTCCGTGGAAACCAGATGCTCGTATTGCTCTGAGGTTAGTTCGTATACTTCGCCAGGAATGCTAATTCCTCCCTCCTCAACTTGGTATATCGCCGGATGCCAGCCTTCTGCGGCTGCGTGAAGACGATATAGAGGGCGAGTTTGCGCTTTTTTGATAAATTTAGCCGATTGCAGATTTCCGTGGTCTGGTTGACCTTTTAGTGCCGAACCGCAGATGAAAACTCGCTTGCAATTTGCCTTTGTTGTGGTCATCTTAAGTCTGTCTGAGAATAATTTTGCCAAAGATAAATAATTAGTGTACTCTAGATTCCAGATTTTTGTATACAGTATACAATTTTTGCGAAAGCAAAACGTCAAAGTATCTTGAAAGTATCTTTAGTGACGAATGTGACCGCTTCTGGGGCAAAACTTCCTTTAAAGTTGATTAAAATCTGAGAAACGAATAACTTTTCTCAACGATAGGCAAAATCGCAACATTATCAAAACTGAAGAGATTTTCGATGGTAACTGGCTTAATTTCCACAATTTTAGTTAATCAAGAGCGGCTGCAACAGAGTATAGAAACTTTGGCAGAAATTGGTCAAACTCCCCAAGGTGGAGTACAGCGCCTTGCTTATAGCTTAGAAGATCTTCAAGCTCGTCACCTAATTCAAGGCTGGATGAAAGAAGCCGGAATGAGCGTGAGAATAGACGCGGCGGGTAATATTATTGGTAGGTATCCGGGGAAATTTCCCGAAATGCCTGCTTTAGCTACAGGTTCTCACATTGATACGGTTCCTAACGGGGGACGTTATGATGGTGCTTATGGAGTTTTAGCTGCACTGGAGATCGCACGAGTTTTCCAAGAGCGACAAATTCAACTGAATCATCCTTTTGAGGCGATCGCCTTTACGGATGAAGAAGGTAGTATGATTGGCAGTAAGGCTATATCGGGAAGATTAGTTAACGATCCCGCGTACTACGTTCGTCCTGATGGTACGAATATTGAGAGTTGTTTAGCGAAAGTTGGTGGTAACTGGGATTGTATTGAACGAGCGCGATTGACTTCTAAGGAAATTGCGGCTTTTGTGGAGTTGCACGTTGAGCAAGGTCCGGTGCTAGAATCAGCAGGTAAGCAAATTGGTGTGGTTCAAGGAATTGTCGGTCAACGAAGATATAAGATTACCGTCAAAGGAAGTCCGAGACACGCGGGGACGACTCCAATGAATATGCGTCAAGATGCTTTAGTTGCAGCCTCTCAGGTGGTTTTAGCTGTGAATGAGCTAGCTAATAGTTCCGGAGAACAAGTAGCTACGGTAGGAGCGATGCAGGTTTCACCCAATGCAGCGAATACAATTCCTGGTTTGGTGGAGATGGAGTTAGATATTCGCGATTTGTCGAGTCAACGCTTGGATGAACTAATTTTACAGTTAGAGGAGAATTTGGTGGCGATCGCCACTAACACTCACACGGAAATTCAAATTCATCCCCGTCTACGCAACGAACCAGCTTTAGCGAAAACGGAAATTCAAAACACAATCGCCGAAATTTGTCAAGACTTCAACTTAACTTATTTGCACCTACCAAGTCGTGCTAGTCACGATGCTCAAGAAATTGCTACTTTTACTGATATGGGGATGATTTTTGTCCCCAGCAAGGGAGGAGTTAGCCACGCAGAAACCGAATATACTTCAGTGGAGCAATGTACTCAAGGAGCTAATGTTTTGCTGCACGCTTTACTCCGGTTAGATCGATATTATCAGAGCTAATTGGTTCGTTTAGTGAGGCGATCGCTAAGATAAAATCGCAAAACATCTTAACGCGATCGCTCCATAGAGACAATCCTATCGCGACAATCGCGTCGTTGTCTTTGGGTGCTATAGTTATCAGTCTGGCAATAATTTTTCAACTAATCTAAAACCAAAATGGCGAAAAAACTTTCTCAGGAACTAGAACGGTATTTTTTTCAAGAAGAAAGACAAACTTATGTCAAATTAGGCGATATTTTCTCTTTAGCTGGAGAGCGTCTATTTGGCTTTTTATTCGTAATTTTGGCTTTACCTTCAGCTTTACCAATTCCTGCACCAGGTTACTCAATTCCGTTTGGAATTTTAATATTTCTCCTAGCAATTCAACTGGTTGCTGGTCGTCAGCGTCCTTGGCTACCAACAAAAATGATGAATCGTTCAATGACTATATCACAAGCGCAAGGTTTTGTCAAAGCTGGCATACCTTGGTTAAAGAGGATCGAAGCAATCGCGCGTCCCCGGATGAGTTATCTTTGTGCTAGTTTTCCTGGTAGAGTTATTATCGGCATCGCGATCGCCTTAATGTCAATTTCCATGATGATTCCCATTCCCTTAACCAACACCTTACCTGCGATAGGTATTTTTGTCACTGGTTTTGGTTTACTAGAAGATGATGGCGCAATTAGCCTAGGCGGTTTAATTGTTTGTTTGCTGGGAGGAATTCTCACCTGTCTAATTTTAATTTTAGGTCTAGAAGTAGTCGAAGCGTTCCTCGATTTTCTGAAAAACTGGCTTGGTAGTATAATTTCTTAATTTTTACACTAATGGTTGAATGGATAACTAATACTATTACTACATTGGGGTATGGAGGAATAGCTTTATTAATGTTAGTAGAAAACCTCTTTCCCCCCATTCCTTCTGAAGTAATTATGCCCCTCGCCGGGTTTGTAGTTGCTAGGGGAGAAATGAGTTTTGTTCCAGTAATTTTAGCTGGAGTTGTCGGTAGTATGATCGGCGCTTTACCTTGGTATTACGCTGGAAAAATTTATAGTAAAAGACGTATTTCTCGTTTAGCTGACAAATACGGTAAGTGGTTTGCTATCTCTGGAGAAGACATCGAAAAAGCCGATAGATGGTTTAAGAAATACGGAAGAAAAGCTGTATTTTACGGGCGCATGGTTCCTGGAATTCGCACCGTAATTTCTCTCCCGGCGGGAATTAACAATATGAACATGGCGTCATTTTTAGTTTATACTTTACTTGGCTCTAGCTTGTGGGTATTACTACTAACTCTGTCTGGATATATTCTCGGAGAAAATTATTATTTAGTGGAAGAATACATTGGTTATTTTTCCTTAGCTGTAGTAATTATTGTAGTAACAAGTATAATTGTTTGGTTGGTGAAAAAGCGTCAGGGAAAAGGTAAATAATTGATGATAAATAGCAAATTTATCACCACCGAACCTTTAGTTAATAGTGGAGAAGCCGGAGAAAAAATTGTTTGGGAAGCCATCCAAACCGCCTTTGCAGACAGAGAATGTCTTGGCTATTGGCGTTATCCTATTTTCGATCGCGTGGGGAAATTTCGCAAAGAACCAGATATCTTAATTAGCGATCGCCAGCTAGGATTGATTATTATCGAAGTAAAATCAATCACCATCAACCAAATTGTCACCATTATCGGACATCGCTGGCAATATCGCAACTTCTACACCCCAAGCGGAAACCCTTACCAGCAAGCAGAAAACCAGCTATTCGCCTTACTCGGTTATACAAAAATCGAACCCAGTCTACAGCAACAAGTCACTGGGAGAGTAGCGATCGCGCTACCCCAAATTACCACAAAACAGTGGCAAGAAAAAAATTTTCACAAATTACCCACCTCTCCCCCAATAATTTTTCGCAACCATCTCCGTTTATCCGCTTCCAGTAGTGGTTTTCTCCTCCAACAAATTCAACAAATCACACCACTTAGCCAAGGAAACCCACTCTCTCCCCAACAATGGCAATTACTATTAGCAATCTTAGGCGGAACCAAACTATATTCTCAACCCACACACCGAGTTTTAGCCCACAGTAAAAGTCGCGGAAAAACCCTCCAAAAACTTCGCCAACACATCTCCCAACTTGACTGGGAACAAGAAAGAATTGCCAAACAAATACCACCAGGACCCC
This genomic window from Oscillatoria salina IIICB1 contains:
- a CDS encoding potassium channel family protein produces the protein MHQRKYQRLRQELIAGGAGLAGVFLMGTLWYWLVEQWSWSEAAYMTIITLSTVGFSEVHPLDERSRIFTIFLILMGIVTIGYIVNRFTEALIQGYFQEGIRMRQQRRLIDTLSEHYILCGFGRMGRYIALEFQSENIPFVVVDSQVEQIEEAQNLGFVVVQGDATLDEFLLKAGIERAICLVAALGSDAENLYTILSAKTLNREIRAIARASTEEAVQKLQRAGADVVVSPYITGGKRLAAAALRPQVMDFVDGILAGSNNSFYMEEFRLDPDICPYVGQTLSEARLRSQSGALVLAIRRADGNLIGGPTGETHLRSGDLLICMGTADQLRTLNRLLGPISSRFPRTPKGGK
- a CDS encoding response regulator transcription factor, whose translation is MNAHILVVEDEVKLAQFIELELKYEGYQVSVAHDGLTGIETARQSTPDLIILDWMLPGVSGLEICRRLRTTGVKIPIILLTAKDEISDRVAGLDAGADDYVVKPFSVEELLARVRAHLRRTTEEDSHLMQFSDLRLNRSSREVHRDSRAIELTAKEFDLLEYLISHPRQVLSRDQILERVWGYDFMGDSNIIEVYIRYLRLKLEANGEKRLIQTVRGVGYVLRE
- a CDS encoding (2Fe-2S) ferredoxin domain-containing protein, coding for MRDFSNSIIDEDCQERKRCVLVCQNTSCRAAGSPDVLAAFEAADLPEDVIVKPVGCQGQCSIATTVRILPEETWYCRVKSSDVKKIVEQHLHEGKIVEEKLNPRIHRSYSFY
- a CDS encoding molybdenum cofactor biosynthesis protein MoaE; this translates as MINFAPLATETNINDNLAITFASLSLDEVYRLADDAANGAIVVMSGTVRNQTDGKPVVYLEYQAYEPMALEVFKKIAADLRQQYPDTNRVVIHHRIGRLQIGEISVLVAVGCPHRGEAFAACRYAIDTLKHNAPIWKKEHWADGSSNWVSIGACEENNAIC
- a CDS encoding Uma2 family endonuclease yields the protein MSVQIAPNQITWEKLPEDYILPDDPVDNINQPPLAAALTESLELAGRLPANALAPTNYGICATVNGRIVVKAPDWAYVRSISVPREEVIRSYTPQLQGEIPVIVMEFLSDPEGSEYSTKPTYPPGKWFFYEQILRVSNYAIFQPNNGDLEVYQLDSSGRYQLQNPDDNRRYWIGEMELFLGIWEGTRENRTGYWLRWWNREGELLLWGSELAQRERENAQRERQRAERLAAQLRAAGIEPEE
- a CDS encoding mechanosensitive ion channel family protein, yielding MTNITNFPDFLTLGLVFTSLNDFQTFLTDLGITIVVVVVLYILCFYVLRFWLRQLSTDLPLVTLNVSRFPVVAIALAVGIKISLGTLPSENQFPVLQKVLSAFIVVIGTYWFAKIITEVLIYFLKDYAEKSEAMWDDVVVPILATTLPVIIYLVGGLLALQSLGIDLTGLWVAFGGATFVLGFALKDILANFFSGLVLLIDTPFRFGDVISLPNGSIAVIKNIGLRVTNLYLIDTHSEMYIPNGALEGQQIVNLSRPTSHYYYTVSIPLQTDVDPTRAIKIMENVVLAHPDTLGDIDKKLEMLDRFYGFSGTGVREDQKRENGRQRLLAEKQVNLKLRKIEQEFELLSEKISHLEKGGLDFSEISTIRGDYLEICEQMGLEMHTERLWGKRKRSWLEEAQGNAIDDSLLGLIRHWYLAWEKDPDLMKEDRIILPKEWEQKMDLLKIKMNKLFKIMTEPSGQETRLDDYVENMRLWLSESFKSSRNEWQDPKVWADKDSVVKFYVDDIKLEHCERGNRIKSEVRREMIWHLRQAYLYK
- a CDS encoding GntR family transcriptional regulator, with product MPLSPRSLQRNQSLQEQAYQAIRTAILSGELTSGQRLVETHLAKKLQVSRTPIREAIRQLQHEELVTIDANNVLRVAKFSPHDAAQLYDCRLALEQLAVAEACQNATDSQLKQLDRLVMQAEKLSHSKPSQLTNFQLLDLDYRFHRLLAESSGNLWLRSLLDRVFDKMILIRIQTIQSNPDVLEIRAEHRRIYEVIAQRSPETAVEAIKDHLLAAKARVIQEMENIQQENCS
- the puuE gene encoding allantoinase PuuE; the protein is MMSAPYPRDLIGYGRNPIDPQFPGNARLALQFVINYEEGGENCVLHGDMASEAFLSEIIGAKPLPGMRHMNIESMYEYGSRAGFWRLHRLFTERNIPVTVYGVAMALERNPEAVAAMIESDWEIASHGYRWIDYQYLPEAIEREHIQKAIAIHTQVTGNRPLGWYTGRNSPNTRRLVVEVGGFLYDSDSYADDLPYWVYEQSRPHLVIPYTLDNNDMRFATNQGFNCGDQFFTYLRDAFDLLYAEGETAPKMMSVGLHCRLVGRPGRTASLARFLDYVQQRSRVWICRRIDLARHWHQNHYPQGN
- a CDS encoding allophanate hydrolase-related protein, encoding MTTTKANCKRVFICGSALKGQPDHGNLQSAKFIKKAQTRPLYRLHAAAEGWHPAIYQVEEGGISIPGEVYELTSEQYEHLVSTEPPNMYPGDVVLEDGEVLTAMLYPRELVEKYNWLDISDYGGWAAYKEGLGIRD
- a CDS encoding Zn-dependent hydrolase → MVTGLISTILVNQERLQQSIETLAEIGQTPQGGVQRLAYSLEDLQARHLIQGWMKEAGMSVRIDAAGNIIGRYPGKFPEMPALATGSHIDTVPNGGRYDGAYGVLAALEIARVFQERQIQLNHPFEAIAFTDEEGSMIGSKAISGRLVNDPAYYVRPDGTNIESCLAKVGGNWDCIERARLTSKEIAAFVELHVEQGPVLESAGKQIGVVQGIVGQRRYKITVKGSPRHAGTTPMNMRQDALVAASQVVLAVNELANSSGEQVATVGAMQVSPNAANTIPGLVEMELDIRDLSSQRLDELILQLEENLVAIATNTHTEIQIHPRLRNEPALAKTEIQNTIAEICQDFNLTYLHLPSRASHDAQEIATFTDMGMIFVPSKGGVSHAETEYTSVEQCTQGANVLLHALLRLDRYYQS